The genomic region tagaatGTCACTATTATGAGATGATAAGGATGAGTGTCCTTACTGGTCTATATGGCTCCATTTTAAAAACACCCTCAGTATGTTTATGCATTTGGGGGATTATGTAGCTATGTTGTGCCATGCAACACAAAGGAAGAGCTATTTGAATGTCTCCTTGGCTCCCAAAACATAGTCTGCACCCAGACATAGTGATGTGGCCATACCAGAGAGGCATACTTCGCACATGAGGAGAAACAATTGTTTTTCGTAAAGGGAACAAAGCTAGTTGATTGGGCATTGAATGATTGACAATTAAACTGAAATAGGGGCCACCCAGTTTCAAGTACAGAAGACTGCAATACTTAAGCAAAAGGATTTATTAAGGTCCATCTCTCCCCTTAATCCCTTTCCAGCACAATTCCTCTTCCCCACAGTTGATAGTACAACTTTGCATCTAGTTATCTGAAATGCATGTTTGCCTTAATGTTTGCAAATAATTACACATGATTACTTAATGCATGTTTTCAAATAAGTAATAATGTGTTCTACATTTATTTTTTCCAGCACAGAGATACTCCTGAAAACAATCCAGATACCCCATTTGATTTCACACCTGAAAATTATAAGGTATGTCTTGGTGATGGCCAGGAAATTGAATTGAATATTAAACTGAGATTATGGCCCACTGTGACGTGTATTTTTCTTGGATAGAGAATAGAGGCAATAGTAAACAACTTCCCAGAGGGACACAGATCTGCAGCTGTGATGCCAGTCCTTGATCTAGCCCAAAGACAAAATGGATGGCTACCTATATCCGCTATGAATAAGGTACTTAAGTAATTTTTGGTCATAAATCTGTTATTATTTCTTAGATTCACTTCTGTCATGGTAAGTAACTGGCAGGAATCAGTTTGTAACAAGGCTTTGCAAAACAAATTATACATGCTCATGTTGTCCTCTTTTCCGTATTCTCAATTCTTAAATTGAGTTTTATAAACTGTTACAGGCGTCTGAGTCAGAATAAAAGCATTCTGTCTGTGGTCTTCACCATAATGGCCTAGCTAAAAGTTTGCAATAGGCCTCCCAAGGTTAACTGTCAATTATAGGCTATTACTGAGAAACAGATGAGGACATCACTTTAGACTTGGTTTGGtacaagggtaagtcaaaaagtatttcTACTAGGGTTCATAACAAACAGAATGTTCATTCCAAACAAAACAAGTTTCTCAAAGGGACTTATGATGAAGACATTTTAAGTAAAATGAAAACTGCACTGGAGAGAAAAAGACCAGGGACGTTgtaccaaataattttttttctatcaCAGCAATGcaccttctccttcttcaagTGTAGCAAAGGCTGAACCTTGAGAACTTTGTTGGTAAACCTTATTCCATCCAACCCACAGCCCTGAACTTGCCCCTTCAGACTTTTTGTTTCCAAgactcaaagaacatttaaaataatagaatttgagtcccttgaggatgccaaaactgccattGCGATGTGATGTAAATCAAATAGTACATaattctttggggaagggtgagaAATGAAAACACCACATTCATAAGTATGTagacctagaacagtggttctcaaccttcttaatgcagcgaccctttaataaagttcctcgtgttgtggtaacccccaaccagataattatgcaagtgttctttcacagaaattaaacccaaactgaccaatggtatgaagatccattgttcatgattgtatataaattgtttttctggggtttctccattcagttctgcctctcgttccaccatgccaatctttTCCGATACTCCacacagatgaatgctctatgtCGATCTacaccgcaaggctgttgtgtggatggtgtgcCCCCGGACaaaccctgctgcaacccctgtgaaagggtcgtttgacccccaaaggggtccccaaccccagggtgagaaccactgacctagatgaAGGATATGTTGAGAAgcagcttcacattttgatattttcaattaaggtttctatgattttattgCAGTATTTTTACTTGTTCTTGTATAATAGGCTAGTAATATCTCACACAAGCAGGTATATAAATTTTGTACTTAAATTGAAAGGTAACTGGAAGTCAATTGTGTCAGCATTTATGCTTGAATCATACCCAAATTCCTTATTAGCAGCATGTTTCACTGTTGCATTTTATTGGAAATGCTGTTGATTAATGAGATTTCAAGTCGAAATTGGAAGAATTCCTCTTGGAAATGTTGGCTTATTGAAGCTTCTCATTAATTGCTTGAAAGAATACTTTTCTCTCATAGGTTGCTGAGATTCTACAGATGCCTCCTATGAGAGTATATGAAGTAGCAACCTTTTACACCATGTATAATCGTAAACCTGTTGGAAAGTTCCATATTCAGATTTGTACCACTACACCTTGCATGCTGCAAGATTCTGACAGCATCTTAGAAGCCATCCAGAAGAAGCTTGGTATGATGCCATAGTGCCTTTCTTATTTAATCTATCCATGTATTGTACCTTATTACGAGATTTTATGGTAGTGAAGCTTCTGGCAGTGATGACAGAACTGCCTAGTGTCACTAAGGCAGGTCAAGCAGTAGATGCTTTGGATGCCAATAGCTGCATTCTCAGATTCTAAAGATAAATTTGATacaataaggcaggggtagtcaacctgtggtcctccagatgttcgtggagtACAattcaattgtagtccatggacatctggaggaccacaggttgtctacccctgcaaTAAGGTGTTAAAAGAAGGAAAGTAAAAAAGCATGGGATTACAAAAGGAGTATCTGGGACTTGAGACATTGGTTAGTTATTCAAAAGAGATGATGTAGGTAGGGCAAAGAAATGAAGTTTGGAACTTGTACAAGAATGTATCCAGAGActggaaagaaagaactgtatatGGCTAAGAGCTGGAAAAGGTGACTTAACTGCATAGTGATTTGTACTAACCTGCCAAATTTGTGACTGCTGTAAGGTTTTAAAGAGAACTATGTACAGTCAGTATAGCACAGGAGTAAGTCTGTGTACTTCTGAACATAACAGAATTTTCAACTGCAGACTTTTTCAAAAAGGCTTTGCTTTTTACATTTCTTTGGTCCTAGCAGaatgattcagattcagaaaacctttattggcagcCCTAGTAGAAACTTGTAATAGGCTGCCTACACGTAACACATATACTGTTACTTGGATCATGGAAGAAGTCTCAGTAATGACTTAAGTGTCCTAAATGTATAATGTCATGGTAATAGCCTGCTGAAGTGTCCACATTCCTTTATCTATTCTGCACACTTGGCCTTAAAGACAAtggtagaagaaaagttggttcttatatgccacttttctctacccaaaggagtctcaaagcggcttacaatccccttccctttcctctccccacaacagacaccctgtgaggctggcgaggctgagagagccctaatattactgctggtcataacagctttatcagggctatggcaaacccaaggtcacccagcttggcctcATGTGGGGAGCAGGGAACGAAAACTTGGTCACCGGATTAGaggtccgtgctcctaaccactacaccaagccagtaCCAGTTTATATAAAGGTATGCACTCCGAGAATAGCAAGAAAGAGGTCAGTTTGTATGAAGAAAAGGTTTTGGGATTTACGTACTGTTTCTTTCACCTagtgcttctttcttcttttatctgaggggcagcattgtttgccttttcttcttggggttgtgttcttttaaaagttgatttttatagctctttctttcagttttcgagttcatttcagtgttttgttctggggggcactgtagctgtccattctcccagtttgatagctgttgtacttgttgtagtaggttgccaactttgggtactaatGTTCTGCTCTGCTTTGCTGGCCTGAGGGCACTGTtttgttctcctgccagagctgttctcacagagcagatctgtcagtggtctcccagggtgtctggcattaagagaggaagggaaggcgattgtaagctgctttgagactcctttggtcagtgaaaagtggggtacaaaaaccagcagctattcatcctcttgacttttctgtatttgttgggggcgAGGagactggatgggaaagcctgtgatgatggagcatggattaagtgcaTATGCCACTCTGTAAATttgccagtagctgctgcatttcccaccttcggcttatatgcgtgtcaataagtttgcccagttttttgtggtaaaatgaggtgcctcagcttatatacGAGTATATACGGATTATTCAATATTAAAAGGATATAGcttttaaaatgttccttatggtTTAACAAACACCTTCAAGAGTATGTTTTATTTAAGAAGGCAGATATTTAAAATGGCTTAAAATTGGTATGATAGTGTAGAGTCTTGTGAAAGAAACTGGATTGTCTAGTCTGATTAAGCAACCACAGCTACACCACTGtagccaaggttttttttttttttttaagcagaataTAACACCAGCTGCTGGATTGGCTGGGGAACTGCAAATGCAGCACCTGTATGTGCACATGATAGCTCAATATAGGACCTGCTTTGCACCAATAGTTACTTAGTTTGTGCTTTTATTGCTGTGTCTATTAAACTATTTTTTCTTCCCTTAGGCATAAAAGTGGGGGAAACAACACCTGATAAACTCTTCACATTGACTGAAGTAGAATGCTTAGGTGCCTGTGTAAATGCACCAATGGTACAAATAAATGATAACTATTATGTAAGTGTCTTTCACAAAATCATACGTGCATATGTGTTCTTCTAAGATTAAAACAAAAGTCAAATTTATTGctagttttttttaatcctatgAAAAACATAGTAGCTGGTAAggattccttttttaaagaatgctGCATTTTCCTTATATTTTGCATTACAGGAAGACCTAACCGCGAAAGACATTGAGGATATAATTGATGAGCTAAGGGCTGGAAAAGCTCCAAAACCTG from Paroedura picta isolate Pp20150507F chromosome 9, Ppicta_v3.0, whole genome shotgun sequence harbors:
- the NDUFV2 gene encoding NADH dehydrogenase [ubiquinone] flavoprotein 2, mitochondrial isoform X2, with the translated sequence MLLSAPLRAVFALSVKQIRCFHATAVRSSAGGALFVHRDTPENNPDTPFDFTPENYKRIEAIVNNFPEGHRSAAVMPVLDLAQRQNGWLPISAMNKVAEILQMPPMRVYEVATFYTMYNRKPVGKFHIQICTTTPCMLQDSDSILEAIQKKLGIKVGETTPDKLFTLTEVECLGACVNAPMVQINDNYYEDLTAKDIEDIIDELRAGKAPKPGPRSGRFSCEPTGGLTSLTEPPKGPGFGIQAGL
- the NDUFV2 gene encoding NADH dehydrogenase [ubiquinone] flavoprotein 2, mitochondrial isoform X1, translating into MRRSPNQPSCSQCACVPSAGPRQTGSCVFGKGTRGGRTRSCHVALCAFAGRLRALGKAPGIEVKQIRCFHATAVRSSAGGALFVHRDTPENNPDTPFDFTPENYKRIEAIVNNFPEGHRSAAVMPVLDLAQRQNGWLPISAMNKVAEILQMPPMRVYEVATFYTMYNRKPVGKFHIQICTTTPCMLQDSDSILEAIQKKLGIKVGETTPDKLFTLTEVECLGACVNAPMVQINDNYYEDLTAKDIEDIIDELRAGKAPKPGPRSGRFSCEPTGGLTSLTEPPKGPGFGIQAGL